GCTCGGCACGCGCGACCTCGGCAGTTTCTTCGCTGGCGGTTTAGATGAGGTGGCGATCTACCCGCGCGTGCTCAGCGCCGAAGAAGTGGCAGACAATTTCGCCGGGGCCGCGCGTCAGTGAAAACCGGGTAGCGACGGCTTCAATACCATCAGCGCGACGGCGCCGAGCGGGAAGATCAGCGCGACCATGCCCCAGAAATTCCAACGGGCCGAGATGGTTTCGTAGCGCGTCTCGTCGAGCGTGCCCGACGTTGCGCCCTCGTCCGCCACCGCTTGCAGTTCATGCTGCGCGCGCGACACGGGGATAAACGCGAGTCCCGCGATCACGAACAGGATTATGGCCCAGAGCACCCAGCCGGTGCCGAGAATCGGAATCTGTTCGACGAGCGCGGTGGCAACGCCGGCGGCGACGAGCACGAGAATCGCCGGAATGGTGAATACCCGATCGGCGCCGACGATGCCGCGGATCGTGTGCGCCATGATGCGCGGATCGCGGCTGCGGTCGGCGATGACTTTCCAGAAGATGCCGACGGTTATGTTCCCCACGAACACGATGACCGCGATGACATGGATGAGCTTGAGCCAGACAAACATGGCGGGGCGTTCTCC
The DNA window shown above is from Candidatus Eremiobacteraceae bacterium and carries:
- a CDS encoding DUF2269 family protein is translated as MFVWLKLIHVIAVIVFVGNITVGIFWKVIADRSRDPRIMAHTIRGIVGADRVFTIPAILVLVAAGVATALVEQIPILGTGWVLWAIILFVIAGLAFIPVSRAQHELQAVADEGATSGTLDETRYETISARWNFWGMVALIFPLGAVALMVLKPSLPGFH